The genomic segment GCCGCCGACGATCACACCGATTACATGTGGACGGGCGACGAGGCGGCCTACAAGACGGCCTTCCTGGAGATGATTGACTATTATCTCAACCTGGCCGACTCGACTCTGGGCAACGCCCCGGAGCACCAGAGTCGCTGGAACTGCGACGGCAGTTTTTGGATGTGGACGTACGAGAAGAACAGGACGGCGACTCAGTTTCAGCGTTTCATTAACCGCCTCAAGAGCGGCCACCTGAGCGTGCCGCTCAACACGCTGGTGTCGTGCTACGGCGGCGCTCCGGCAGAGGCGGTGTTGCGCGGCATGTACTACCCCGGCCAGATCGAACGCCGTTACAACCTGCGCTTCACGCTGGCGGTGGCCATGGAGAATCAAACTTTGCCTTACGGCCTCGGCGCGTTGTGGGCCGGCGCCGGCGCAAAGTATAGCTGGCGCGGCGTGTGCGGGTGCGCCACCCAGACGACCGGGCTGGGCAACCGCCAGCACGAAATTTACTGGTGGACCGGCCCCGACGGAAGCAAGATGTTGATGAAGTGGTACTCGTTGTTAGGCAATACCGAACTGGGCGGCTACGCCGAAGCCCGCAATCCGTCGGTGGCAGTAGATCAGGCCACCAACAAGTGCGGCGCGGCCAATTATCCTTACGACATTGCCGGCGCGTTCGGCCACGGTTGGGACAACCTCAAAACGTTTACCAGCGCGTTCGTCACCGTTGCCCAGTCCAAAACCAACGCCAGCCGCAAAGTCTTCGTCTCCAACGAGCACGACTTCTTCGAAGACTTCGAAGCCACTTACGGGGCCGGCCTGCCCTCGCTGGCCTGCTCCTTCGGCAACGAGTGGGATTTGTATTGCGCCTCGCTGGCTGAAGTCTCGGCCCGCGTCAAGCGCGCCGTCGAAAAACTGCGCGGCGCTGAGGCCCTGGCGACGCTCGTCAATTTGCAAAACGCCAGCTTCATGACGAGCCGGGTTGCCGACCGCGACCTGGCCTGGATGAATCTTGGCCTCTATTGGGAACACAACTGGACGGCGGACGGCCCGACGATCACTCGCCCCCAGCGCGCCGCCTGGCAACGCGGCCTCGCAAGCCAGATCGAAAGCTACGTCAACACCTTGCACGGTGACGCCGCCAGCGCGTTGGGCGGCCTGATTCAAAAGACCGGCCTCAACCAGCGCTTCTGCGCTTTCAATCCTCTCAGTTGGACGCGCACTGACGTGGCCGATTTTCCATACACCGGCGCCACGCCCGTTCAGGTCATTGATCTTTCGACAACTCTGGAGACGCCGTCTCAGATCGTGACGATTGACGGCCAGCAATACTTGCGTATTTTGGCAACCGACGTGCCGCCCGTTGGCTACAAAGTGTTCGAGATACAGTCCGGCGCAGGCGGCGGCTTCTCCGACGCGGCCACAGTGACGGGCAACGTGATCGAAAACGACTTCTATCAGGTCGCCGTCGCCGACCGGGGCGCAATCACCAGCCTGATTGACAAGACGCGCCTCAACCGCGAATTCGTCCGCAACATCAACGGACGCGACATGAACGATCTCGGCCCCGGCTCCGGTTCCGGCTCGCTTCAAGTGGAAAACGCCGGGCCGGTCTCGGTGACTCTGCTGGCAACCGACACCAGTCCGCTGGCCCACTCCAGCCGCGTTACCCTCATCCGCAATTCCAACCGGGTCGAGATTCGCAACGACATCACTCAAAACTTTGGCAGTGTGCTCACCTGGGGCTTCGGGTTTGAGATCAACACGCCTGAGGTCTGGCACGAAGAAGTGGGCGCGGTGATCCGGGCGAAATTGCTGGCCGACGGCGGCCACTACTCGCCCGTCAACGCCCGCTACGACTGGCTGACGCTCAATCACTTCGCCGACATCGGCGATGGCGTGGTGGGCGCTACGCTTTCAAACGCCGATTGTTACTTTATGCGGCTGGGCAACAGCACAGTGAATACGCTCGACACGACCACCCCACAGCTCTCGCCGCTCGTCGGCGGGCAGGTGGATGGCTCCAACTTCGGCATCCCCAACCAGGATGGCGATACGCAGTTCCGGCAACGCTTCGCCCTGCAAACACACGATGCCTACGATCCGGTGGCCGCCATGCGCTTTGCCCTTGAGCACCAGAATCCGTTGATCGTCTCGGAAGTGACGGGCGGAGATGCTTACCCCCGAAACCGCCTTCTCGTTGTTGACCGTCTCCGATCCCAGCGCCTTGTTGTGGGCGCTCAAACCCGCCGATGACGGCCTCACCCAGGGCCTCGTCGCCCGGCTCTGGAACCCGTCCCTCAACCCGATCAATTTTTCGATCTCGCTCTCCATGTTTGCAGCGACAGGGGCCAAGCGCCTGACTCACATTGAAACGCCCCTTGAGAATGCGACCGTGAATGCCGGGGCGGTCTCGGCCACATTGGCCGCCTCTCAACTGGGAACCTGGTCGTTCACCATCGCCCTCCCGGCGCCGACGCTCAAATTTCCAGGCGGGGGCGAGATGGCCATCTCAAGGCGGCCTTTATTCGATTGGACGAACGTGACCGGCGCGACTTCTTACACGTTACAAATCGCAACCAACAGCACCTTCAGCGTGCCGCTGGTGAACCTGAACATGACGCCGTCGGCTTATCAACTGACGAGCGACCTGCCGGCGAACACATTGTTGTTCTGGCGAGTCAGGGCCAACAGTGTCTTCGGGCCGGGCCTTTGGTCGCGCACCCGGCACTTCATGACTCCCAACCCGCCGGGCGTGCCGGTTCTGCTTGCCCCGGCTAACGCAGAGGCAGTGACGAGCCTCACGCCGGCTCTCGATTGGAGCGACTCGTCGCCGGGCGCGGATCACTACGAAGTGCAAATCGCCTCCGATCCGAACTTCACCGTCATCGCTCGCGGCCACCAGATGCGAGTACCCGTTTCGGCCTTTATGCCCGAAACGCCCCTCGCCCCAAGCCAGATTTATTACTGGCGTGTGCGAGCCGTGAACGCTCAGGGCCAGTTCAGCCAGTGGTCAAGCTTTCGGACGTTTAGCACACCGGCGTCTTAACTTTGTTTGAGTAGTTCACAACCGGATATTTTTTGTCCGAATCGTAAACCGCGATTCAAAAGTTGTCATTTCTGGATCGCGATTTGCATCTCGAAAAATCTTTACCACCTTGTAACCAGATGCTGACGACTCACGCGCCCTCAAAGCCTTTTCTGGTATCAGCGTAGGATAGGTGTTGCCAGGCGCATTCGTTACAATCCGATGCAGAGTCATGTGACGGCATGGGGTGCAACTTTGAATCGAGAACTCCGAATCTGGATTGTAGCAACTGCATTGTTGGTGATGGCTGGCGGCGCGGTGTTTTGCATTTTGTCCGCGCCGCCTCGGGCTTCGTCGGCGTTGCCGTCCACCGTCGTCATTGTGCCCTCCACCCAAACGCCGCCCGGCCAGGTGTCGGGTAGCATTGATCGCACCCGTGCCGCCGTCGCTTCTCTACCCGAATCTGCTGGAACAGAGACCGCCTCGCCCGGAACCCTGCCGACCAGTTCGCGACTCGTTTCAGGCATAGCGAAGAAGACGACCATCACACCCGGCTCGCCCGCCGCGTCGGCCAGCAACACCAAAACGGCCACGAGCGGCACGCCGACGGCGACCAGAACACCGTCGCGCACTCGCCCACCGTCCAACACGCCGACGATCACTAATACTCCGTCGAAGACGCTCACCCCCTCGATCACGTTCACCCCTTCCAAGACGTTTACCCCGTCCAACACGTTTACGCCGTCAAAGACGTTCACGCCGTCCAATACTTTTACGCCCTCCAGAACGTTCACGGCCACCAACACTAAGACAAACACGCCAACGCGGACGCCGACTTTTACAGCTTCGGCCACCCGCACCTCAACGGCCACCTCGACGAACACGGCCACGCGCACGCCAACCTTCACATTCACGGCGACGGCCACCCGCACCGCCACGTTCACGCCGTCGTTTACGCCGACGGCCACCGCAACTTCCGTCGCGCCAACAACTACTTTCACCTTCACGCCGACCGCCACTGCCACCTTCACGGCTACGTTTACTTCCACTTTCACGCCAACCGCCTCGGCCACCACTTCGGCTTCGATCCTGGAGCCGTTTGAAGCGGCGCAAGGCTCGTGGCAAACGTTCAGCGACACGTCTGGAACGGGCAGTGTGGCTCAGAGTAGCGCTCAGGTTGCCGCCGGAAGTTTCGCGGCGCGGGCTTCAACCTCAAGTAGTGGTAGCGCGGCCAAAGTGCGCTATAACTTTTCTGACTCTGCCGGGAGCCACGCTTGGGAAGAGCGCCCTGGCACTTATTACTGGCAATGGGCCAACGTCTATTTGCCTTCGTCCACCGTTGCCCAGCTTGGCCCAACCGAGTACCTCACCATTGCTGGGCTGTGGCCCAGCGCCTCTGGCACGCAAGGCTGGTTCCTGCGCGTGCGGCAGGGCGGCGAGATGTACGTGGTGGGCAACCGCGACTTCGACAACGCGCCGATCGAGTTCCGGGTCTACGGCACGTTCCCGCAAGACCAGTGGGTGGATTTGGAGATCGGCTTGCATTCACAATCCGGGCCGGGGGTGAAGCGGGCCTTTGCTTTCCTGCTCAACGGCAACTTTTACGGCTGGTATCACCAGGGCCGCATGCAAGGCGAGACCTACGACCAGGCCGGACTGGGCATCCTGTCTACCAACAGCAACGACCCGCTCAACGTGTTTGTGGATCAATGGCGGTTCTCCACCAGCGCCAGCCTGCCCTCCGGCCCCGACAATCGTTCGACCGCCAGCCTGCAACAACAGGATTACACCAATCAGAGTGGCGTGCAGTGGCAGATTGATTGGACGACGTGGGAATCGGATTTGCGGCTGGAGTCGCCTTACGGCCTCTACTCGAACACTAACCGCCTGCAATCGGGCCGCAACCTCGACCGTATGCCCGACTTGACCAGCGGCTGGGCCGAGATTGAAGTTGACTGGCCGAAAGGCACGCCGGGCCTCTCACCCTCCAGCTACTTTGGGCCGATGGTGGGCTTCCGCAAAGAGATCAACCGCGAAGAGAATCTGGAGATCATTCCCATCGGCTACGGCGGCGGCAATGTGAGACTGACCTTCGAAGCCTGGGTCGGCAACCCGGTCATCCTCGCCGACTGGCAGATGCCGTTGAACGCCGCCGGCGCCTCGCGCATCCCTGAGCCGGGCGATATTATTCGGACGCGCTGGGATCAGGTGACGGCCACCGACTTGAATGTGCGGGTGAGTTACTACGACGCCAGCACTGCTACCTGGCACGCCAACATCATCAACATCACGCTTGACGTGACGGCCATCAACGACTCCGATCCGGGCACGAACGCCGTGGACTACACCGACGGTCTCCACACCGCCTCTTCAGTCACAATTGACTCGTCGGTGTATTCAATCCGGCGCTTCCAGGTTGGTACTTTAGGCACATACCCAGGCCCGTAGCGTAACCTGAGCGCGTTTGGCGCGTTCTTACAAGAGACAGAACAGGATCGTTCGCGCCCTTTTTGCTTCGGGCGATGGGACGTGTTTTAGGGCAGGACCAACTGAATTCTTAACGGGGGATTTTGGGTGAACGCCGCGCCACATTCTGCCAAACAATTTCACCGCTACCAGGCCCGCACTGCCCTGCTGGCCTTGTTGCTGATCGCGCAATTGGCGTTCGGTTGGTTCCCGGCTTCGTCGGCTGGTATCATCCCGGCTCCGGCTTTGCCGGCGGGCAACGATCCAACTTATTTCCCGATCGGCGTCGGTAGCTCCGATGTCATCTCTCATCAACTCGTCCGCACCAACACCGACCGCCTCTACGCCTTCTCCAGCAGGCAATACACAACCACCCTCTTTGCCTACTGGACGACCGCGCCCGGCCTGCCCGACGCGCAGACGGCCTTCGACGGCTCGGCCACCGTTGCCGACAGCGCCAACTTGATCTCAATTGACGCAGTTTACGACGGAAGCAACACCATTCACGTCCTGGTCAACACTCAGGCAGGCGCGCTCAAAGATTATCCCTTCGACACGACGGCCAACACTTTCAGGCCTGCGCTCACACTGGCCACCGGCAACCCAACCGTGTCCGGCGACTACATCGGCTCGGCGGGTGTGTCGGGCATGGTGGACTTGAGCGGGACACTGCATGTAGCCTACTGGTCGAGCGACAATCACATCACGCATGTCTCTTACACTTACGACAGCCTTGCCAACAGCCTGACTCCGGTCGGAGCCGCCACTCAAGTGGACGTTTCCGGCAACGCCAATCACCCCTCGGTAGCCATCTCGCCGCTGGATAATTCGTTGACTATTGCCTGGGTTTCAGAGGCGGGGACCCCGAAGAAAATTCTGGCCCGGGTCCGGGCCGCCAACGGCGCGTGGGGCAGTGTCGAAGAAGTCAGCGCCTCACCCGTTTGGACGAGCGCCAACGGCGGCCTCAACATTGATCAAGGCCCCAGCCTCGTCATCGGCGCTGATGGCGTCAAACATCTTACCTACATCGAAAACTACGACGGCTCCGGCGATTATGGCCGCATTCATTACGCAACCAACAGCGGCGCAGGTTGGGTAGATCAACCGCTGGCCGCTTATACCCACAACCCGACTCTAGCCCTGAACAGCGCCGGCGAAGTTTATATCATCGGTCACGGCCATCCCAACAACCCGGCTTGCCTCGACCTGCGCGACATGTGTGTAATGCAGAAGAACGGCGACGGCTCGTGGACTGCGCCTCAGTTGTTTGCCGCTCACACTGGCCTGGACTCGTTCGATGCCAGCCCGTCGGTAAAGTGGTCGGCCATCGGCTTCAACCGGCCTGAGACGGTGGAATTTGTTTTCTTCCGGGCAGATAGCGGTAACTACAACAACCCGACTCTGTTTTATGGCCGTCTGGCAACTCCGGTTCCGCCGACACCGACCGGCACGCCGACCCTCGCGCCCTCTGCGACCAGCACTTCTGAGGCTGTGGCGACGAACACGGACACGCCTCTGCCGCCCGCCGACACGGCGACTCATACTGCCACGAGCACGGCCACGAATACACCCACCGCAACGGCCACCAGCGGCCCCACCATCATCACTATTCTGGTGTCGACCTCATCCGATGACGCCAATCAGGATGGCGCGACTCTTTCACTCACTTCACCCACTGTGTGGTTAGGCAACGGCTCGTCCACCACGTCCAGCTACACCGGCCTGCGCTTCAACGCCCTATCCATTCCACAGGGAGCGACCATTACGTCGGCTCACCTTGAAGTGTTCTCCAGCCAGAGCCAGTGGCTCAGCATTAACCTGAGCATCGCCGCCGAAGCTGCCGGGAACAGCCCGACGTACTCGACCGGCAACCTGCCGTCGCAACGGATTCTCACGACACAGAGGGTGGCCCATACCTCAAACACACAATGGTTGTCGTCCACCTGGTATTCGCTAAATGAAATGAAGCTGGTGATTCAGGAAGTGGTCAGCCGCGCCGACTGGCAGAGCGGCAACAGCCTGTCGGTCATTCTTAAAGGCACTGGCGGAAGCTGGGGACGCAAGTTCGTCGGCGGTTACGACGGCTCGATAGCCAATGCGCCCAAGCTGGTGATCAACTATGTCGCCGCAGGCGGAGCAACCAATACGCCCACGTTCACCTCAACGGCTACCGCCACCTTCACCTCAACCTCTACTGCGACTGCCACAGCGACAAACACGCCTCTGCCGACTTTTACACCACTTCCGACCGACACGCCGACCAGCACTGCGACATTCACGCCGACCGATATTATTCTGGCAACCGACACGCCAACCTCGACGCCGACCGCTAGCGCGACCGACACGCCTCTGCCAATTGTGACGGCCACCAACACCTTGCCGCCGACTGAGACGCCCACTTCGACGCCGACGGAATTGCCGACCGACACCCCGACGTTCGCGCCTACGCCAACGGACACGCCGGCGGCCACCGCCACGCCCACCAGCACCTTCCCGCCGACAGCCACAGTCACGAACACGCCCGGCCCGACCGACACACCGACCAGCACCGCAACCTCAACGCCGACGAACACAGCGCCGCCCACGTTCACAGCGACGGCTACATTCACCAACACCCCTCTGCCGACATTCACGCCCACCCCGGCCAGCGCCTGCCTCTATAGCCCTGGCATAAGCGGCGGCGCAGGCACTTATTTTGACGCCCAAGCCGAGAACTGGATGAGCAACTTGCCCGGCGCCGGCTCGCTCGCCGGCAAGAACTGGTCGAGCGTCACCAGCCCGACAGGTTACTTTGGCGCGTCAGCCATGCAGTCTCTCCCCAACTCCGGCGTGTCCAGCGGCGACGCCACCACCGGTCCACGTTTGGACTACCGGCTCAACTTCCCGGCAACCGGCGCTTACTATGTTTACGTTCGTGGCCGGGCCGACAGCCTCAATGCCAGCGGCAGTGATTCGATTCACGTTGGCCTGAACGGGGTCGCCGTCACACTGGGAGCGCAAGGCGTCACCGGCTACACCTCAGGCAATTACACCTGGCGACGCACTTACGGCGGCAACGCCGTGACTCTGACGATCTCAACTGCCGGAACTCACACCCTCAATATCTGGATGCGTGAAGATGGCACGATCGTTGACGAGATTGTGGTGAGCACGATCAACAACCTGAGCACGACGACTCTCAACGGTTTGGCCGACAGCGCCGGGTGGGCGGCTTCTTGTTCGGGTGGAACCTTTGCGACGGCCACGCCAACTGCTATGTTCACAGCCACCATCGCGCCCTCCCTAACGCCAACGTTCACCCCCACCTCGGCGGGCGCCCCGGCGCTGTTGCTGGGTGTTCAAACGATCGGCTCGAATCAGGATAACAATCCTGCCGGCCTGGCCGAAGCGTTCCAATACACCGCCAGCGCCAGCGGCGCGGCAAATCAGTTGTACGTTTATGTGGATGGCAATAACGCAGCGACTCAAGTCATCGTCGGCCTTTACACCAACACGGTGACCGACGACCCGGGCAATTTGCTGGCGCAGGCGACCATCACCAGCCCCACACCCGGCGCGTGGAACCTGGCCGCGATCCCGGCGACCAATCTCACCGCTGGAACAAAATACTGGATTGCTGTGCTGGGGCCAACCGGCGCGGGCACAGTGCAATTCCGCGACATGGCCTCAGGTAGCAAGGCCCAAACCAACGCCGCCAGCAACCTCACGGCGCTCCCGGCAGCCTGGTCGCCCGGCACAACTTTCGCCAACTCGCCGCTCTCGGCTTATGCTGTTCAAAGCCCGTGACCTCTGTCTCCCCGCTCGTGGCGCTCAAGCGTATAATGCTGGCTGGACGATGAACTGACTGGGGTCAGTTCATTGATCGCTGACGCGAGCCGAACGACCTTATGAAACCGACCCAGGTTGTCGAACGCATTGAAGTTGATCCGGAGAGCCTGTTCTATCACGAACATGCGGCTCGTTACGAATTTGCCCGGATGCATGTTCAACCCGGCTTGCTGCTAGACCTGGCCAGCGGCGCTGGCTATGGCGCGAATCAGCTTTGCCGCAACCCGGGCACGCGAGTGGTAGGCGTTGACATTCACCTGCCCAGTGTTGGCAAGGCCCAGAAGTCTTACCCGGATCGCCGGATCAGCTTTGTCGCTTCCGACGGCCTGAGCCTGC from the Chloroflexota bacterium genome contains:
- a CDS encoding twin-arginine translocation signal domain-containing protein, translating into MFNHPKRARLTRRDFLKLSGILAGGAAAQAAGVFETVAASPSFQAAVKKIYLAADDHTDYMWTGDEAAYKTAFLEMIDYYLNLADSTLGNAPEHQSRWNCDGSFWMWTYEKNRTATQFQRFINRLKSGHLSVPLNTLVSCYGGAPAEAVLRGMYYPGQIERRYNLRFTLAVAMENQTLPYGLGALWAGAGAKYSWRGVCGCATQTTGLGNRQHEIYWWTGPDGSKMLMKWYSLLGNTELGGYAEARNPSVAVDQATNKCGAANYPYDIAGAFGHGWDNLKTFTSAFVTVAQSKTNASRKVFVSNEHDFFEDFEATYGAGLPSLACSFGNEWDLYCASLAEVSARVKRAVEKLRGAEALATLVNLQNASFMTSRVADRDLAWMNLGLYWEHNWTADGPTITRPQRAAWQRGLASQIESYVNTLHGDAASALGGLIQKTGLNQRFCAFNPLSWTRTDVADFPYTGATPVQVIDLSTTLETPSQIVTIDGQQYLRILATDVPPVGYKVFEIQSGAGGGFSDAATVTGNVIENDFYQVAVADRGAITSLIDKTRLNREFVRNINGRDMNDLGPGSGSGSLQVENAGPVSVTLLATDTSPLAHSSRVTLIRNSNRVEIRNDITQNFGSVLTWGFGFEINTPEVWHEEVGAVIRAKLLADGGHYSPVNARYDWLTLNHFADIGDGVVGATLSNADCYFMRLGNSTVNTLDTTTPQLSPLVGGQVDGSNFGIPNQDGDTQFRQRFALQTHDAYDPVAAMRFALEHQNPLIVSEVTGGDAYPRNRLLVVDRLRSQRLVVGAQTRR